CCCGTCGCCACCGAACTCGAAATCACCGAACTCGCCGACCGTGAAATGAAATCGCCCCAAGGTGGGAAGGCGTTGCTCATTGAGAAACCCACCGTGAACG
The DNA window shown above is from Candidatus Angelobacter sp. and carries:
- a CDS encoding menaquinone biosynthesis decarboxylase gives rise to the protein MAFDSFRDFVNQLDRAGELKRISQPVATELEITELADREMKSPQGGKALLIEKPTVN